In Stigmatella aurantiaca, one DNA window encodes the following:
- a CDS encoding response regulator — translation MKVLLVEDDPSLREGMGELLSELAEVRMVGQIAPALEALQEERFELVLTDLRIAGNAQGGRTIVEAAQQRLQPVAIVSAATAEEMTKLLLPFQADAMLTKPFQLEDILVLVERFLALRTEAERLAPRPPDGQAWAELSPGVQVSPAPSAQGPAWLRLAAGACHTWTPRAGGEGVLVLEGDIELGGERQPAPSYFFLSARGPREVRTGAGCLAVSLALSR, via the coding sequence ATGAAGGTGCTGCTGGTCGAAGATGACCCGAGCCTGCGCGAGGGGATGGGCGAGCTGCTCTCCGAGCTGGCCGAGGTGCGCATGGTGGGCCAGATCGCCCCCGCCCTGGAGGCCCTTCAGGAGGAGCGCTTCGAGCTGGTGCTGACGGATCTGCGCATCGCTGGCAACGCGCAAGGCGGCCGCACCATCGTGGAGGCCGCCCAGCAGCGGCTGCAGCCGGTGGCCATCGTCAGCGCGGCGACCGCCGAGGAGATGACGAAGCTGCTGCTCCCCTTCCAGGCGGACGCGATGCTGACCAAGCCCTTCCAGCTGGAGGACATCCTCGTGCTGGTGGAGCGCTTCCTCGCGCTGCGCACCGAGGCGGAGCGTCTGGCCCCGCGGCCGCCGGACGGGCAGGCCTGGGCCGAGCTGTCCCCGGGCGTCCAGGTGTCGCCCGCGCCCTCCGCGCAGGGGCCTGCATGGCTCCGCCTGGCCGCGGGGGCCTGCCACACGTGGACGCCCCGGGCCGGGGGCGAGGGCGTCCTCGTGCTCGAGGGGGACATCGAGCTGGGCGGCGAGCGTCAGCCGGCCCCTTCTTATTTCTTCCTGTCCGCCAGGGGCCCCCGCGAGGTGCGCACGGGGGCCGGGTGCCTGGCGGTCTCGTTGGCGCTCTCCCGGTAA
- a CDS encoding MlaC/ttg2D family ABC transporter substrate-binding protein: MIAALLTASLLAAAPAGPLEVVKSGNADVQKAASAPGATVEQLATVVEKFVDFEELSKRALGKNWDTLTAAQRKDFTETMKGLLRASYAQKAIGQAQADVKYGKEAIQGDEATVDTILTAKADQIPVDYKLYKVAGKGGTWRIYDVITDEVSLVETYRGQFRKLLADKGFDGLLSTLKAKRAQLEKSSASTAAPAAGGVGAKAQATSTTQPVPAAKVQKQ; this comes from the coding sequence ATGATTGCTGCCCTGCTTACCGCCTCGCTGCTCGCCGCCGCGCCCGCCGGACCGCTGGAAGTCGTCAAGTCCGGCAACGCGGACGTTCAGAAGGCCGCCTCGGCGCCCGGGGCCACCGTCGAGCAACTGGCTACTGTCGTCGAGAAGTTCGTCGACTTCGAGGAGCTCTCCAAGCGCGCCCTTGGCAAGAACTGGGACACGCTCACCGCCGCCCAGCGCAAGGACTTCACGGAGACCATGAAGGGCCTGCTGCGCGCCTCCTACGCCCAGAAGGCCATCGGTCAGGCCCAGGCGGACGTGAAGTATGGCAAGGAGGCCATCCAGGGCGACGAGGCCACCGTGGACACCATCCTCACGGCGAAGGCCGACCAGATCCCGGTCGACTACAAGCTCTACAAGGTGGCGGGCAAGGGCGGCACCTGGCGCATCTACGACGTCATCACCGATGAGGTGTCCCTGGTGGAGACCTACCGTGGCCAGTTCCGCAAGCTGCTCGCCGACAAGGGCTTCGACGGCCTGCTCTCCACCCTGAAGGCCAAGCGGGCGCAGCTGGAGAAGTCGTCGGCCAGCACGGCGGCCCCCGCCGCAGGGGGCGTGGGCGCCAAGGCCCAGGCCACCAGCACCACCCAGCCGGTGCCCGCGGCCAAGGTTCAGAAGCAGTAG
- a CDS encoding RsmB/NOP family class I SAM-dependent RNA methyltransferase — translation MSLSWPPPLDPALLGRPSRRAATAAIEAHVAVLRGEPLKASLANALREAEGLGGQERRFAALAVRELSRHQRLLDLAARTLGHPPSKIGLTEDQALVRYALWRRLFCGEGWARIGPEVRLPGPVRPRTIKDDLLSRVVETPLPELPLPESGPERLAVRYSFPNWLVERLAALHPEPVLEGLLAALDEEPALHFRVRPSGTRDEVLAQLKEEGVAAEAVALAPDAVRIVDSSHRVFETRTMKTGRLQVQDVGSQLIAEVCRPPGGSLAGLTVADVCAGAGGKTLALADMVGTTGRVLAGDRSRRRLAQARERVRELSVRNVAFPHPLPLSEVDVLLVDAPCSGTGSLGREPDQKWKLTAKAIAEFQATQLTLLEEVGREARPGALIVYATCSLLPEENGEVVKGFLAKAPGFTLEPVAPVLGAERAEALCDGPFLRPIPPRVPGGGFFAARLRKSQG, via the coding sequence GTGAGCCTCTCTTGGCCCCCACCGTTGGACCCGGCCCTGCTGGGCCGCCCCTCTCGCCGCGCGGCCACGGCCGCCATCGAGGCGCACGTCGCCGTGCTGCGCGGGGAGCCCCTCAAGGCCTCCCTCGCCAACGCGCTGCGGGAGGCCGAAGGGCTGGGCGGCCAGGAGCGCCGCTTCGCCGCGCTGGCCGTGCGGGAGCTCTCGCGCCACCAGCGCCTGTTGGACCTGGCGGCCCGGACGCTGGGCCACCCTCCCAGCAAGATTGGCCTCACCGAGGATCAGGCCCTGGTCCGGTACGCGCTCTGGCGCCGCCTCTTCTGTGGCGAGGGGTGGGCGCGCATTGGGCCCGAGGTGCGGCTGCCCGGTCCGGTGCGGCCCCGTACCATTAAAGACGATCTGCTCTCGCGGGTGGTGGAGACGCCCCTGCCGGAGCTGCCGCTGCCGGAGTCCGGCCCGGAGCGGCTCGCGGTGCGCTACTCGTTCCCCAACTGGCTGGTGGAGCGGCTGGCCGCCCTGCACCCGGAACCCGTGCTGGAGGGGCTGCTCGCCGCGCTCGACGAGGAGCCGGCGCTGCACTTCCGGGTGCGCCCCTCCGGGACGCGGGACGAGGTGCTCGCGCAGCTGAAGGAGGAGGGGGTGGCGGCCGAGGCGGTGGCGCTGGCGCCGGACGCGGTGCGCATCGTGGACAGCAGCCACCGCGTCTTCGAGACGCGGACGATGAAGACGGGGCGCCTCCAGGTCCAGGACGTGGGCAGCCAGCTCATCGCCGAGGTGTGCCGGCCGCCGGGAGGCTCGCTGGCGGGGCTCACCGTGGCGGACGTGTGCGCGGGGGCGGGGGGCAAGACGCTGGCGCTGGCGGACATGGTGGGCACCACGGGCCGGGTGCTGGCCGGGGACCGCTCGCGGCGGCGGCTGGCGCAGGCCCGGGAGCGGGTGCGGGAGCTGTCCGTGCGCAACGTGGCCTTTCCCCACCCGCTGCCGCTGAGCGAGGTGGACGTGCTCCTGGTGGACGCGCCGTGCAGCGGCACGGGCTCGCTGGGGCGCGAGCCGGATCAGAAGTGGAAGCTCACCGCCAAGGCCATCGCCGAGTTCCAGGCCACCCAGCTCACCCTCCTGGAGGAGGTGGGGCGGGAGGCGCGGCCCGGCGCGCTCATCGTCTACGCCACGTGCTCGCTGCTGCCCGAGGAGAACGGCGAGGTGGTGAAGGGCTTCCTGGCCAAGGCGCCGGGCTTCACCCTGGAGCCGGTGGCGCCGGTGCTGGGCGCGGAGCGGGCGGAGGCGCTGTGTGACGGCCCGTTCCTGCGGCCCATCCCGCCCCGGGTGCCCGGGGGCGGCTTCTTCGCCGCGCGACTGCGCAAGTCCCAGGGTTGA
- a CDS encoding TolC family protein, which yields MKQTALAHLVGIGLALSAGAAKAQGAPAGTPGASAPVPGTSAPVPGQPSGPAAPGPATPLVDVPARAPEVGEQGTAPGPTSPGTRLPGVPAGAEAPLPQDKPLTLAVLVAKARQQDARVEEAEAELRRLEALQRQAHWAWFPKFETVVGFGGPVPEAHNDGLGGPPTTEATLEGDLNFGTLGMTFRAEVNALLPLYTFGKLSALEKAGDQGPIIGRALRERARAEAGLQAAQAFYGYQLARSGLAQLGETEKRLDDAAKRIEALLEEESEQVSKLDTYKVNFFRQIVVARRTEAVQGQALALEAIRLLAGGKPGEPLKIAEVDLPMKEAFTPPSLEEAIAQAEQRRPELVAIQAGVTAREQEVFIRERSFYPDLGLVGFAKFAYTTNTTVQRSPFSYDPYNDRTAGVGFAMRGTFDIPVKKAQLDQARAELDKLKAQQRLLQAALRLEVTKTHGELTAALKRAQAATEAEKNARRWATAAYAAFDLGTGDTRELVDAFTALAQGSADKAKSWFDVRLGIAALERVTAAPPAEGE from the coding sequence GTGAAACAGACAGCTCTGGCACATCTCGTGGGAATCGGACTGGCGCTCTCCGCGGGGGCGGCGAAGGCGCAAGGGGCCCCTGCCGGCACCCCGGGCGCTTCGGCCCCTGTTCCAGGCACGTCCGCGCCCGTTCCCGGGCAGCCCAGTGGGCCCGCTGCCCCAGGCCCCGCGACGCCCCTGGTGGACGTACCCGCCCGGGCCCCGGAAGTGGGGGAGCAGGGGACCGCCCCGGGGCCTACCTCCCCGGGCACGCGGCTGCCGGGAGTGCCCGCGGGCGCGGAAGCGCCGCTGCCTCAGGACAAGCCCCTCACGCTGGCGGTGCTGGTGGCGAAGGCGCGCCAACAGGATGCCCGGGTGGAGGAGGCCGAGGCGGAGCTGCGGCGGCTGGAGGCCCTGCAGCGGCAGGCGCACTGGGCTTGGTTTCCGAAGTTCGAGACGGTGGTGGGCTTCGGGGGCCCCGTGCCCGAGGCGCACAACGACGGCCTGGGCGGCCCGCCCACCACGGAGGCCACCCTGGAGGGAGACCTCAACTTCGGCACGCTGGGCATGACGTTCCGCGCGGAGGTCAACGCCCTGTTGCCGCTGTACACCTTCGGCAAGCTGTCGGCGCTGGAGAAGGCGGGAGATCAAGGCCCCATCATCGGCCGGGCGCTCCGGGAGCGGGCCCGGGCCGAGGCGGGGCTCCAGGCGGCGCAGGCCTTCTATGGCTACCAGCTCGCGCGCTCGGGCCTGGCCCAGCTCGGCGAGACCGAGAAGCGCCTGGACGACGCGGCCAAGCGCATCGAGGCCCTGCTGGAGGAGGAGTCCGAGCAGGTCTCCAAGCTGGACACCTACAAGGTGAACTTCTTCCGGCAGATCGTCGTGGCCCGCCGCACCGAGGCGGTGCAGGGCCAAGCGCTCGCGCTGGAGGCCATCCGGCTGCTGGCAGGAGGCAAGCCCGGCGAGCCGCTGAAGATCGCCGAGGTGGATCTTCCGATGAAGGAGGCGTTCACGCCGCCCTCGCTGGAGGAGGCGATCGCCCAGGCTGAGCAGCGCCGCCCGGAGCTGGTGGCGATCCAGGCGGGCGTCACCGCGCGAGAGCAGGAAGTCTTCATCCGCGAGCGCAGCTTCTACCCGGACCTGGGGCTCGTGGGCTTCGCCAAGTTCGCCTACACCACCAACACCACGGTGCAGCGCTCGCCCTTCTCGTACGATCCCTACAACGATCGCACCGCGGGCGTCGGCTTCGCCATGCGGGGCACCTTCGACATCCCCGTGAAGAAGGCGCAGTTGGATCAGGCCCGGGCCGAGCTGGACAAGCTCAAGGCCCAGCAGCGGCTGCTCCAGGCCGCCTTGCGCCTGGAGGTGACGAAGACGCACGGGGAACTGACGGCCGCCCTGAAGCGCGCCCAGGCCGCCACCGAGGCGGAGAAGAACGCGCGGCGCTGGGCCACCGCCGCCTATGCCGCGTTTGATCTCGGCACGGGCGACACCCGTGAACTGGTGGACGCTTTCACCGCGCTTGCTCAGGGATCGGCCGACAAGGCGAAGAGCTGGTTTGACGTCCGCCTGGGAATCGCGGCTTTGGAGCGTGTCACGGCCGCACCCCCGGCGGAGGGTGAATAA
- a CDS encoding tetratricopeptide repeat protein, with amino-acid sequence MYNILISLGVGIAIALGVKLAGFPLWAGLVPGILAFVATFILLARRVAQRIQALMETVQKEFQGQPTSQKEALGRVERAVKTLEQGLVYEKWQIMVGPELHAQIGMLKYMAKDHEGARTHLARGSSRNYMAKAMEGALHYQRKDYPAMEAAFEAAVKAGKKESLMWAAYAWCLVQLKEKDKALRVLARGVETNPSDEKLKSSLAQLQNDKRLKMKPYEPTWWQFGLETPPVQPMGGGGRRVQFTTRR; translated from the coding sequence ATGTACAACATCCTTATCTCCCTGGGCGTTGGCATTGCCATCGCACTGGGCGTCAAATTGGCCGGGTTTCCCCTCTGGGCCGGGCTCGTTCCGGGCATCCTGGCCTTCGTGGCCACCTTCATCCTGCTGGCCCGCCGGGTTGCCCAGCGCATCCAGGCGCTCATGGAGACTGTTCAAAAGGAGTTCCAGGGCCAGCCCACCTCCCAGAAGGAGGCCCTGGGGCGCGTGGAGCGGGCCGTGAAGACCCTGGAGCAGGGGCTCGTCTACGAGAAGTGGCAGATCATGGTCGGCCCGGAGCTGCACGCGCAGATCGGCATGCTCAAGTACATGGCCAAGGACCATGAGGGCGCCCGGACGCACCTGGCCCGGGGCAGCTCGCGCAACTACATGGCCAAGGCCATGGAGGGCGCCCTGCACTACCAGCGCAAGGACTACCCCGCCATGGAGGCCGCCTTCGAGGCCGCGGTGAAGGCCGGCAAGAAGGAGTCCCTCATGTGGGCCGCCTACGCCTGGTGCCTGGTGCAGCTCAAGGAGAAGGACAAGGCCCTGCGCGTGCTCGCCCGCGGCGTGGAGACCAACCCCTCCGACGAGAAGCTCAAGTCCAGCCTCGCCCAGCTCCAGAACGACAAGCGGCTCAAGATGAAGCCGTACGAGCCCACCTGGTGGCAGTTCGGCCTGGAGACGCCCCCCGTTCAGCCCATGGGCGGCGGCGGCCGTCGGGTTCAGTTCACTACCCGACGTTAG
- a CDS encoding class I fructose-bisphosphate aldolase, with protein sequence MAYTDRVKQILSWYPSDNPGTLTNLARLLNTGALAGTGKLVILPVDQGFEHGPARSFGPNVAGYDPDYHAQLAIETGCSAYAAPLGFLEAVAGKLAGEIPLILKVNNSDTLAKVPNPISAVTSSVKDAVRLGCAAVGYTIYPGSGARNEQYQDLRDIIAEAKSYGLPTVLWAYARGAISKEGETGIDVIAYAAHISAQLGAHIIKVKPPTDFIEQPEAKKAFEKAGIPTKTLADRVREVVRSSFNGKRIVIFSGGESKSTPELLEDIKQIHQGGGFGSIMGRNAFQRPHDESVKLLKDVMGIFSGK encoded by the coding sequence ATGGCCTACACCGATCGCGTGAAGCAGATCCTCTCGTGGTACCCGTCCGACAACCCGGGCACCCTCACCAACCTGGCCCGCCTGCTGAACACCGGCGCGCTGGCCGGCACCGGCAAGCTGGTCATCCTCCCGGTGGATCAGGGCTTCGAGCACGGCCCGGCGCGCTCCTTCGGACCGAACGTGGCCGGGTATGATCCCGACTACCACGCCCAGCTGGCCATCGAGACGGGCTGCAGCGCGTACGCCGCGCCGCTCGGCTTCCTGGAGGCCGTCGCCGGCAAGCTGGCGGGTGAGATTCCCCTCATCCTCAAGGTGAACAACTCGGACACCCTGGCCAAGGTGCCCAACCCCATCTCCGCGGTCACTTCCTCCGTGAAGGACGCCGTGCGGCTGGGCTGCGCCGCGGTGGGCTACACCATCTACCCGGGCTCCGGGGCGCGCAACGAGCAGTACCAGGACCTGCGCGACATCATCGCCGAGGCCAAGTCCTACGGCCTGCCCACCGTGCTCTGGGCCTACGCGCGCGGCGCCATCTCCAAGGAGGGCGAGACGGGCATTGACGTGATTGCCTACGCGGCGCACATCAGCGCCCAGCTCGGCGCCCACATCATCAAGGTGAAGCCCCCCACGGACTTCATCGAGCAGCCCGAGGCCAAGAAGGCCTTCGAGAAGGCGGGCATCCCCACCAAGACGCTGGCCGACCGCGTGCGCGAGGTGGTGCGCTCGTCCTTCAACGGCAAGCGCATCGTCATCTTCTCGGGCGGCGAGTCCAAGAGCACCCCGGAGCTGCTCGAGGACATCAAGCAGATCCACCAGGGTGGCGGCTTCGGCTCCATCATGGGCCGCAACGCCTTCCAGCGTCCGCATGACGAGTCCGTCAAGCTGCTCAAGGACGTGATGGGCATCTTCTCCGGCAAGTAA